A window of Lacibacter sediminis contains these coding sequences:
- a CDS encoding DUF5123 domain-containing protein, producing MKKLFFISLATILVLVACKKEDDLGEAPRLFRPVIKEALESNGNWIKTSWQAVAGSASYTAEISTDSFKTVAATVKTDTNVHLFENLYWEKLYQVRVKANAADTSKSSKFASLGEIKTARFPTILNIPADNEKNDNSVKVSWTNSGAVVTEVKILLAADSSVVKTATLNATDVTNAYKLVSGLNASTAYIIFLYSGTAVRGWANFTTKPALVGALIDLRNITGVASVLADTIPDVASGSIILLKRGETYNISSGISLNKTLTFMAGDDLLNPAKPIIYMPANFNIVSGSVIDSLVFNDVILRGSDYASKYVFNINVACSIGKIRFENCVAEIFRGVVRTQSQPAIIGAFEVNNCIVDSIAGYGLLTVDVATSKADIIKVTNSTFYKMEKVITSRNNSTSVLVENCTFNESPLGGGGAYYIDYSTAGTNNVTNGITVNNCIFGIGKYNSASATPYTVRDARANAATIINTSNNYRTADHLSAGNDFPSINTHTKSAVQLWQNPVAGDFKIIDGTFPGKNNTGDPRWRP from the coding sequence ATGAAGAAATTATTTTTTATATCGCTTGCAACAATATTGGTACTGGTTGCCTGTAAAAAAGAAGATGACCTGGGAGAAGCGCCACGTTTGTTTCGCCCTGTTATCAAAGAAGCTTTAGAATCAAATGGCAACTGGATCAAAACTTCCTGGCAGGCTGTAGCAGGTTCTGCATCATATACCGCAGAAATAAGTACTGATAGTTTTAAAACAGTTGCAGCAACGGTGAAGACAGATACCAATGTTCACCTGTTTGAAAATCTGTACTGGGAAAAATTATACCAGGTAAGAGTGAAAGCAAATGCTGCTGACACATCGAAGAGTTCAAAATTTGCAAGCCTTGGTGAAATTAAAACGGCACGCTTTCCCACTATCTTAAATATTCCTGCTGACAACGAGAAGAACGACAATTCCGTAAAAGTAAGCTGGACAAACAGCGGCGCTGTAGTAACAGAAGTGAAAATTTTATTGGCGGCCGATAGTTCTGTGGTAAAGACAGCAACATTAAACGCTACCGATGTTACAAATGCCTATAAACTTGTATCGGGACTGAATGCGTCTACTGCTTATATTATTTTTCTATATAGTGGCACAGCAGTCCGTGGGTGGGCTAACTTTACAACAAAACCTGCGTTGGTGGGTGCCTTAATTGATTTACGTAACATAACCGGAGTTGCCAGTGTGTTAGCCGATACAATTCCTGATGTTGCATCTGGCAGTATCATTTTATTAAAACGTGGTGAAACGTATAATATCAGCAGCGGCATCAGCCTCAACAAAACACTCACGTTCATGGCAGGTGACGATCTATTGAACCCGGCCAAACCAATTATCTACATGCCGGCAAACTTCAATATCGTTTCAGGAAGTGTAATTGATTCACTCGTGTTTAACGATGTTATTTTACGTGGCAGTGACTATGCTTCAAAATATGTATTCAATATCAACGTAGCCTGCAGCATTGGCAAAATACGTTTTGAAAACTGTGTGGCCGAAATTTTCAGAGGTGTGGTACGCACACAAAGTCAGCCAGCCATCATCGGTGCATTTGAAGTAAACAATTGTATTGTTGATAGCATTGCAGGTTATGGTTTGTTAACGGTTGATGTAGCTACAAGCAAAGCCGATATAATTAAGGTTACCAACAGTACATTCTATAAAATGGAAAAAGTTATTACAAGTCGTAACAACTCAACTTCGGTACTTGTTGAAAATTGCACATTTAATGAATCGCCACTGGGAGGCGGAGGTGCCTACTATATTGACTACAGTACAGCCGGAACTAACAATGTTACCAATGGCATTACTGTAAACAATTGCATTTTCGGGATCGGTAAATACAATTCTGCAAGTGCTACGCCATACACAGTGCGTGACGCACGTGCAAACGCAGCTACAATCATCAACACAAGTAATAACTATCGAACTGCAGATCATTTATCGGCTGGCAATGATTTCCCAAGTATTAACACGCATACAAAAAGCGCTGTTCAATTGTGGCAAAACCCGGTTGCTGGTGATTTTAAAATTATCGACGGTACGTTTCCGGGGAAAAATAACACAGGTGATCCTCGTTGGAGGCCTTGA
- a CDS encoding rhamnogalacturonan acetylesterase: MKKFVLLFALPLFALILPPKKKIKVFIAGDSTASIKDVKAYPENGWGMPFVYFWDSTVTIVNKAKNGRSTSSFQTEGLWKQILDEASEGDYVFIQFGHNDEVPTKKTATTPEQFKSNLKKFVTETREKKAIPVLLTSMARRKFDSTGKIVGTHDEYMKITRAVATEEKVVLLDMDVLTQQLYQQFGPENSALLFMQLKPGEHPNHPKGKDDNTHFNEFGARLVAQLVLKEIRTQLPELATRIVNAKE, encoded by the coding sequence ATGAAGAAATTTGTTTTGTTATTCGCATTACCGCTGTTTGCATTAATACTTCCGCCAAAAAAGAAGATCAAAGTATTTATTGCCGGCGATTCTACTGCAAGCATTAAAGATGTAAAAGCTTATCCTGAAAATGGTTGGGGAATGCCCTTTGTGTATTTCTGGGATTCAACCGTAACTATCGTGAACAAAGCAAAGAACGGCAGAAGCACTTCTTCGTTTCAAACAGAAGGTTTGTGGAAACAGATTTTGGATGAAGCAAGCGAAGGCGATTATGTGTTCATCCAGTTTGGACATAACGATGAAGTACCTACCAAGAAAACAGCTACTACTCCTGAGCAATTCAAAAGCAACCTCAAAAAATTTGTAACTGAAACAAGAGAGAAGAAAGCTATTCCGGTATTACTTACTTCTATGGCTAGAAGAAAATTCGACAGTACCGGCAAGATCGTTGGTACACACGATGAATACATGAAAATAACAAGAGCTGTTGCAACAGAAGAAAAAGTTGTACTGCTGGATATGGATGTGCTTACACAGCAACTCTATCAACAGTTCGGCCCTGAAAACTCTGCTCTGTTGTTCATGCAGTTAAAACCGGGCGAACATCCCAATCATCCAAAAGGAAAAGATGATAACACACACTTCAATGAATTCGGTGCACGCTTGGTTGCGCAACTCGTGTTAAAAGAAATACGAACTCAACTTCCAGAACTCGCCACCCGAATTGTTAACGCTAAAGAATAA
- a CDS encoding RagB/SusD family nutrient uptake outer membrane protein: protein MKKIYFVLFVLVTAVSLQSCKKFLVADSPSLTDLEYVFNSEADAKKAVNAVYALFNQDAYTSRLSNNFSGNTDIECGGVSGSPDGARRDIWSFEATPANGDLLTVWNNGYNAINRANECEKGLMEVSLAKDPNNKVYNNLLGEAKTLRALWYYWIMNHWGDVPFKTTPSRAGDNFYLERTGRDTILTFLINDLIAIEPKMSWAEELDFGIERINREFVIGFIARLSLMRGGYWLYPDKTMKRKDDYLKYYEIANTYTKKLMDLKPRALPDYATVFTNVNKYIKPLNSDVLYEVAFHPGFGDVGWNHGVRVDAGTHPYGSGSNYLSLPLTYYHSFDTTDKRLPVTCYLVYFDKDLVQQPSGATSIAPGKWNRLLVPTPLGPSTAKGTGINWPLMRYADILLMFAESENEINGPTAAAQEALRKVRKRAFPESLWADKVETYISTVAGSKQSFFDAIVNERAWEFGGECLRKYDLARWNLYGKKVAESRNTLKQMGIDGNAGTGTYANLPDIMYYKRNSDNSISWYNKYRKATVIPPLKDVPSVGSNPDGYLQVNWTKTMYIPSTNTAGNFVLWTWRGYTDDTGLTPLRYILPLHSGVITSSLGTLKNQYGY from the coding sequence ATGAAAAAAATATATTTTGTTTTATTTGTTCTTGTGACTGCAGTATCACTGCAATCGTGCAAGAAATTTTTAGTAGCCGACTCCCCATCGCTTACAGATCTTGAGTATGTATTCAACAGCGAAGCCGATGCTAAAAAAGCTGTGAACGCCGTGTATGCATTGTTTAACCAGGATGCATATACTTCAAGGCTTTCAAATAACTTTTCAGGTAATACTGATATTGAGTGCGGTGGTGTTTCGGGTTCACCTGACGGTGCACGTCGTGATATCTGGTCATTTGAAGCTACCCCGGCAAATGGGGATCTCTTAACAGTTTGGAACAATGGTTACAATGCCATCAACCGTGCTAATGAATGTGAAAAGGGTTTGATGGAAGTTTCATTGGCAAAAGACCCCAATAACAAAGTGTACAATAATCTTTTGGGCGAAGCAAAAACGCTTCGTGCATTATGGTATTATTGGATCATGAATCATTGGGGTGATGTTCCGTTTAAAACCACACCATCACGTGCAGGTGATAATTTTTACCTGGAAAGAACAGGAAGAGATACGATCCTCACATTTCTCATTAACGATCTTATTGCGATTGAACCAAAAATGTCATGGGCCGAAGAACTCGATTTTGGCATTGAACGCATCAACCGTGAGTTTGTGATCGGTTTCATTGCACGTTTATCATTAATGCGTGGTGGTTACTGGCTCTATCCTGACAAGACGATGAAGCGTAAAGATGACTACCTCAAGTATTACGAAATAGCAAATACTTATACAAAGAAGCTGATGGATCTGAAACCCCGTGCACTTCCTGATTATGCTACCGTATTTACAAACGTAAATAAATACATAAAACCCCTTAACAGCGATGTATTGTATGAGGTAGCATTCCATCCTGGCTTTGGCGACGTGGGTTGGAATCATGGTGTTAGAGTAGATGCCGGTACACATCCTTATGGTTCAGGATCAAACTACTTATCATTACCTCTTACGTATTATCATTCCTTCGATACAACAGATAAACGTTTACCTGTTACCTGTTACCTGGTATATTTCGATAAAGATCTTGTACAGCAACCTTCTGGCGCAACTTCTATTGCCCCCGGAAAATGGAACAGGTTATTGGTACCAACGCCGTTAGGACCATCCACTGCAAAAGGTACAGGTATCAACTGGCCACTTATGCGTTATGCAGATATCTTATTAATGTTTGCTGAAAGTGAAAACGAGATCAATGGACCAACCGCTGCTGCACAGGAAGCATTACGAAAAGTTCGCAAGCGTGCATTCCCCGAATCATTATGGGCAGATAAAGTAGAAACATACATTTCTACCGTAGCAGGAAGCAAGCAATCATTTTTTGATGCAATTGTGAATGAACGTGCGTGGGAGTTTGGTGGTGAATGCTTACGCAAGTATGATCTTGCACGTTGGAACCTCTATGGTAAAAAAGTAGCTGAATCAAGAAATACACTGAAACAAATGGGGATTGATGGTAATGCAGGAACAGGCACGTATGCAAACTTACCCGACATCATGTATTACAAACGCAACTCAGATAACAGCATTTCCTGGTACAATAAGTATCGCAAAGCAACTGTAATACCACCATTAAAAGATGTGCCTTCAGTTGGCAGTAACCCTGATGGTTATTTGCAGGTTAACTGGACAAAAACAATGTACATACCATCTACCAATACAGCAGGAAATTTTGTACTATGGACATGGCGTGGTTACACTGATGATACAGGGCTTACCCCGCTACGGTATATTTTACCGCTGCACAGCGGTGTTATTACAAGCAGCCTCGGTACGTTAAAAAATCAATACGGGTATTAA
- a CDS encoding pectate lyase family protein encodes MNTKQVSIALAALLQFTLNACAQTKQVTNNNTSAAIAFPGAEGFGKYTTGGRGGNVLIVTNLNDDGPGSFRDAVEAKGKRIIVFAVSGTIHLEKKLLIKGDVTVAGQTAPGDGICFADQPVGLSGDNIIIRYIRVRMGDKYQRQKGMVDGSGGDDAFGASGRKHIIIDHCSFSWSTDEVFSVYKGDSTTLQWNIITEPLNYSYHFETGDKDWEHHGYGGIWGGQHLSAHHNLFAHCVSRNPRFNGARLGADAEFVDFRNNLIYNWQHNNVYGGEGGTYNMVNNYYRYGPETNKNVRFRIVNPSKLDNQPYGQFYVDGNYVDGAPDVTKNNIAGVHPDPKGTEEEKKTVIKTVAFPTDAITVQTAQDAYKVILKQVGASFQRDTMDARIINNVIDRTGKIIDVQGGYPHHSPFELTTNAWPVLKSLPAPVDTDKDGMPDEWEKKNGLNAKDAADASTNKLHQHYTNIEVYINSLIK; translated from the coding sequence ATGAATACAAAACAGGTTTCAATTGCGCTTGCTGCTTTATTGCAGTTCACGTTGAATGCATGCGCTCAAACAAAACAGGTAACCAATAACAATACATCAGCAGCTATTGCTTTTCCCGGTGCTGAAGGGTTTGGTAAATACACAACCGGTGGTCGTGGTGGCAACGTGTTGATCGTAACAAATCTTAACGATGATGGTCCGGGTAGTTTTCGTGATGCTGTTGAAGCAAAAGGCAAACGCATTATTGTATTTGCGGTTTCAGGCACGATTCATCTTGAAAAGAAATTATTGATCAAAGGCGATGTAACCGTTGCAGGTCAAACTGCACCGGGTGATGGCATTTGCTTCGCAGATCAACCGGTTGGTTTAAGTGGCGACAATATAATCATCCGTTATATCCGTGTACGCATGGGTGATAAATACCAGCGACAAAAAGGAATGGTGGATGGTAGTGGTGGCGATGATGCGTTTGGTGCATCGGGCCGCAAGCATATCATCATCGATCATTGTTCATTCAGCTGGAGTACTGATGAAGTATTTTCTGTTTACAAAGGCGACAGCACTACGTTGCAATGGAACATCATTACCGAACCGCTCAACTACTCTTATCATTTTGAAACAGGCGATAAAGATTGGGAACATCATGGTTATGGTGGTATCTGGGGCGGACAGCATTTATCAGCCCATCATAATTTGTTTGCGCATTGCGTAAGTCGTAACCCACGATTCAATGGTGCACGTCTAGGTGCTGATGCAGAATTTGTCGATTTCAGAAACAACCTCATCTATAACTGGCAACACAACAATGTGTACGGTGGTGAAGGTGGGACATACAATATGGTAAACAATTATTACCGATACGGTCCCGAAACAAATAAGAATGTTCGTTTCCGTATTGTCAATCCTTCAAAACTCGACAACCAACCTTATGGACAGTTTTATGTTGATGGTAATTATGTTGATGGTGCTCCTGATGTAACAAAGAATAATATTGCAGGTGTACATCCGGATCCAAAAGGAACAGAGGAAGAAAAGAAAACAGTGATCAAAACTGTTGCCTTCCCAACAGATGCCATTACTGTGCAAACTGCACAAGACGCTTACAAAGTGATCTTAAAACAAGTTGGTGCTTCCTTCCAAAGAGATACAATGGATGCACGCATCATCAACAATGTAATAGACAGAACCGGAAAAATTATTGATGTACAGGGCGGCTATCCGCATCATTCGCCTTTTGAACTAACAACCAATGCATGGCCCGTTTTGAAATCCTTACCTGCTCCTGTTGATACAGACAAAGATGGTATGCCCGATGAATGGGAAAAGAAGAATGGATTAAACGCCAAGGATGCAGCAGATGCTAGTACTAACAAACTGCACCAACACTACACTAATATTGAAGTGTACATCAACAGTTTAATTAAGTGA